CATCTTGAACGTCTGAAACCACTTTTCGATTAGGTTTCGCTCGACGTAGTCGAGCTGACCGCTTAACCCTAATCGAGAGAGGGCAGTCAGATAGCCGTAGCCATCAACGAGAAATACAGCTTCGGAGAGATCGTGTTTCTCGGTCAATCGATGCAGGAACACAGCGGCTGGATCGGTGCCTC
This region of Halopiger aswanensis genomic DNA includes:
- a CDS encoding integrase core domain-containing protein, producing GTDPAAVFLHRLTEKHDLSEAVFLVDGYGYLTALSRLGLSGQLDYVERNLIEKWFQTFKMRVDRFHNSWVGSRASVREWLEQFVHYYNTQRPHQSLNGQTPAEVLN